Proteins from a genomic interval of Candidatus Kapaibacterium sp.:
- a CDS encoding MATE family efflux transporter has protein sequence MKENNSEHLNIYEKAPKPNDSIWQQLKDAIRGTEADYTQITIKKAIFLLSVPMILELVMESTFAVVDIFFVGKIGPSAVATVGLTETYLFFLYSIAMGLSMAVTAIVARRIGEKSKEGASKAAVQSIIVGLVASLPFMVAGIFYAKELLALMGADAWALEHGYRYTQWMLGGNAVIMLLFIINAIFRGAGDAAIAMRVLWISNGINLILDPILIFGWGPIPAYGIEGAAIATNIGRGTAVLVQLFVLFRGGKHIKVLVSHLRLDAKVMLNILKTSIGGIGQMLVAMSAWVFLMRILSDVGSEAVAGATIAIRIMMFMMMPAWGLSNAAATLVGQNLGAGSPERAEQAVWRAGFYNMAYLVLVSVIFFAFNEELMNIFTDDAKVIAIGSEWLRILSFSFFVYGWWMVTVQAFNGAGDTRTPTLINIVFFWLIQIPLAYYLAIHLDYQHTGVFWAVFVSETSVGLFTLWIFTKGRWKTMQV, from the coding sequence ATGAAGGAAAATAATTCTGAGCATTTAAACATATATGAGAAAGCGCCCAAACCGAACGATTCGATTTGGCAACAACTCAAAGACGCTATCAGAGGAACTGAAGCGGATTATACACAAATCACCATCAAGAAAGCTATTTTCTTATTGTCGGTGCCGATGATATTAGAATTGGTGATGGAATCTACTTTTGCCGTTGTTGATATTTTCTTCGTCGGCAAGATTGGTCCTTCGGCTGTAGCAACCGTCGGTTTGACAGAAACCTACTTATTCTTCCTCTATTCAATCGCAATGGGACTTTCGATGGCTGTAACGGCAATCGTTGCTCGGCGAATTGGCGAAAAAAGCAAGGAGGGTGCCAGCAAAGCCGCTGTCCAATCAATCATAGTCGGACTCGTTGCATCATTGCCATTTATGGTAGCGGGGATTTTCTACGCAAAAGAATTACTTGCCCTCATGGGTGCTGATGCCTGGGCTCTGGAACATGGCTATCGCTATACACAATGGATGCTCGGCGGTAATGCAGTGATTATGCTGCTGTTCATAATCAATGCAATATTCAGAGGTGCCGGAGATGCTGCGATTGCTATGCGAGTGCTGTGGATTTCAAACGGTATCAATTTGATTTTAGACCCGATTCTGATTTTCGGATGGGGACCGATCCCGGCTTATGGTATCGAAGGCGCTGCAATTGCCACAAACATAGGTCGCGGAACCGCTGTTTTGGTGCAACTTTTCGTGCTTTTCCGAGGTGGTAAGCATATCAAAGTCTTAGTTTCGCATCTTCGACTTGATGCAAAAGTCATGCTCAACATTCTGAAGACCTCAATCGGCGGTATCGGACAAATGTTAGTCGCAATGTCTGCATGGGTGTTTTTGATGCGTATATTGTCCGACGTTGGGAGCGAAGCCGTCGCCGGTGCAACAATCGCCATTCGCATTATGATGTTCATGATGATGCCTGCATGGGGGCTATCCAATGCCGCAGCAACATTAGTCGGACAAAACTTGGGCGCCGGAAGCCCCGAAAGAGCTGAACAAGCCGTCTGGAGAGCAGGATTCTACAATATGGCTTATTTGGTGTTGGTATCGGTGATATTTTTTGCTTTCAACGAAGAGCTGATGAATATTTTTACAGACGACGCCAAAGTCATTGCCATTGGTTCGGAATGGTTGCGAATCCTCTCGTTCTCATTTTTTGTTTACGGATGGTGGATGGTGACCGTTCAAGCATTCAACGGTGCCGGAGACACGCGTACACCAACTTTGATTAACATCGTATTTTTCTGGCTGATTCAAATTCCGCTTGCATATTATTTGGCGATACATTTGGATTACCAGCATACAGGCGTATTTTGGGCTGTTTTCGTTTCAGAAACCTCAGTAGGATTGTTCACACTTTGGATATTCACCAAAGGGCGATGGAAAACGATGCAAGTTTGA
- a CDS encoding T9SS type A sorting domain-containing protein, which produces MRIFILFFILIFVQLRLSAQEDFPEWEKLDYSGYYGPYQSKIAVNDRNELFVSLPTGVFKSTNQGDNWARLNMPDSLIYVERSMLLMNNTIAILGRSYEYNQWYGDAGVAQYIVISKDYGKHWETYPFIIGISDPYYFQNINCIDKFGNIWGSSQEYSKINQKYQYKYSIFRYDYINDTFHAKLELLDNFSLVNYIIEDSTIFAFFQKKEGFDDPFLCIFRSTNLGQSWDTLYSNSEGSIFFEIGKNSLQPYATSYIYSQKKLYITLDRGNMVIDIDNKSYELTEMVNNMLQPYRLFKRDESEFYAFTSFNENNRPNLRRSRDTMKTWEDIDYNLQYTRCNDLAIDSTNNVYRLDNLVFRLKDGETNWTASWSGLLNASGGYFQVNSKSEILRGNLYYKDGEWINLENIWTECRVQLPQSQMRILPNDRIALRFSSCGLVHTQFPFDKYEEFIAHDSILIFTIYNWIEKNQHRYLASGLVELDNNQRNFYILESKDNCETWEILENAYLPHNGSYSDGCFRFNKYDEFLYIGDSAKVHLSTDKGKSWKLVHDESLNPYFSNRENSSYINTTYNSTTGVGFALYQGYGLMLLTRDHGRTWTTYTNQAPLEPIYEFIYSAFRYSTSTRYREIITDLSTGYFYAPTWGGIYRSTDSLRSFHNMSKGLLEPSVITELQLGNDGKLYAMNYMGLWRTKDKVVSSVENTDEPILSRGNGLFIYPNPASEYIEIIINPTVNRGVDEASGIKIFNTLGECVINEQIHPMTPSHRMNIEHLQTGLYFVRIGNKVEKFVKW; this is translated from the coding sequence ATGAGGATATTTATATTATTTTTTATACTTATATTTGTACAATTACGGCTTTCCGCCCAGGAGGATTTTCCCGAATGGGAAAAGTTGGATTATTCGGGATATTATGGACCTTATCAGTCCAAAATCGCAGTAAATGATAGGAATGAACTTTTTGTATCTCTACCCACAGGTGTATTCAAATCAACTAACCAAGGTGATAACTGGGCGAGACTTAATATGCCTGATTCGCTAATATACGTTGAAAGAAGTATGTTACTTATGAATAACACAATTGCAATTTTAGGACGGAGCTATGAGTATAATCAATGGTATGGTGACGCTGGTGTTGCTCAATACATAGTTATATCAAAAGATTACGGTAAACATTGGGAAACCTACCCCTTTATTATAGGTATTAGCGATCCATACTATTTTCAAAACATCAATTGTATCGATAAATTCGGTAACATTTGGGGCAGTTCACAAGAATATAGCAAGATAAATCAAAAATATCAATATAAATATTCAATCTTTAGATATGACTATATAAATGATACATTTCATGCTAAATTAGAGCTATTGGATAATTTTTCTTTAGTGAATTATATTATTGAGGATTCTACGATATTTGCTTTTTTCCAAAAAAAGGAGGGTTTTGATGACCCTTTTTTATGCATCTTTCGTTCTACTAATCTCGGGCAATCATGGGACACACTTTATTCAAATTCAGAAGGTAGTATTTTCTTTGAAATAGGGAAAAACAGCCTTCAACCTTATGCGACTTCCTATATTTATTCACAAAAAAAGTTATATATAACTCTTGACCGAGGCAATATGGTCATAGATATTGATAATAAGTCATATGAACTAACAGAGATGGTAAATAATATGTTGCAACCATATCGTTTATTCAAACGAGATGAATCAGAATTTTACGCATTTACAAGTTTCAATGAGAATAATAGACCTAATCTACGTCGCTCCCGAGATACAATGAAAACATGGGAGGACATTGACTATAATTTGCAATATACCCGATGTAATGACTTAGCAATAGACAGTACAAACAATGTTTATCGTCTTGATAATTTAGTGTTCAGACTGAAAGATGGAGAAACGAATTGGACAGCGTCATGGTCAGGTCTTCTGAATGCATCGGGTGGATATTTTCAGGTTAATTCCAAATCAGAGATTTTGAGAGGGAATTTATATTATAAAGATGGCGAATGGATAAATCTTGAAAATATTTGGACAGAGTGTAGAGTACAACTTCCGCAAAGTCAAATGAGAATTCTGCCAAACGATAGAATAGCACTTCGATTTTCAAGTTGTGGATTAGTTCACACTCAATTTCCTTTTGATAAATACGAAGAGTTCATAGCTCATGATTCAATTTTAATATTTACAATCTATAATTGGATTGAGAAAAATCAGCATAGATACTTAGCAAGTGGATTAGTTGAGTTAGATAATAATCAACGAAATTTTTATATTTTGGAATCAAAAGATAATTGCGAAACATGGGAAATATTAGAGAATGCTTATTTACCTCATAACGGCAGTTATTCAGATGGTTGTTTTAGATTTAACAAATATGATGAATTTCTATATATCGGAGATTCAGCCAAAGTTCACTTATCAACCGATAAAGGAAAAAGTTGGAAATTAGTTCACGATGAATCATTGAACCCTTACTTTAGTAATAGAGAAAATAGCTCATATATTAATACAACATACAACTCAACAACGGGTGTAGGGTTTGCATTATATCAAGGTTATGGATTAATGCTATTAACTAGAGACCATGGACGAACATGGACAACATATACAAATCAAGCTCCGCTTGAACCGATTTATGAATTTATTTATTCAGCCTTTAGATACAGTACATCAACTCGTTATAGAGAAATTATAACAGATTTATCAACCGGATACTTCTATGCCCCAACTTGGGGTGGCATATACCGCTCTACAGATTCTTTGAGGTCTTTTCACAATATGAGTAAGGGTTTGCTTGAACCATCCGTAATCACTGAGTTGCAACTCGGTAATGACGGCAAACTATACGCAATGAACTATATGGGCTTATGGCGAACAAAAGATAAAGTTGTAAGTTCAGTTGAAAACACAGACGAACCGATACTGTCCCGAGGAAATGGCTTATTTATCTATCCCAATCCGGCAAGCGAATATATCGAAATTATTATCAACCCTACGGTTAACCGTGGGGTTGATGAAGCATCAGGAATCAAAATCTTCAACACTCTGGGTGAATGTGTGATAAATGAACAAATTCATCCGATGACTCCAAGTCATCGGATGAATATAGAACATCTGCAAACTGGCTTGTATTTCGTTAGGATAGGCAATAAAGTGGAGAAGTTTGTAAAGTGGTAG
- a CDS encoding MerR family transcriptional regulator, translating to MKYSIEMASKLSGLTPILIRAWENRYNILKPERTEGNHRLYSEEDITRLCLLSEVRNFGFRISDIVNLTDSELRTLIVKKTDFDEEHSQEHISNSSHNTLVVDLLNLVEKYDEQSIKTLISELRINYSKPMIINNIILPLMREVGAKWKSGEMRISHEHFISAIISNYLTNMRENNKKYQLSRKVVVCTLSGQYHEIGALAASVLISEGGYKVIYLGANSPTEEIAASFLKSGADAIVISIIIPEIDSFLLTEFQRLREYINKAPILVGGNLNDSFGEKLNLLGVNYITDINAIVPQLEKAFLKT from the coding sequence ATGAAATATTCGATTGAAATGGCATCAAAACTTTCAGGACTAACACCGATTCTAATCAGAGCTTGGGAGAATCGCTATAATATTCTTAAACCTGAAAGAACAGAGGGAAACCATAGATTATATTCCGAAGAAGATATCACAAGGCTTTGCCTTTTATCAGAGGTTAGAAATTTTGGGTTTAGGATTTCTGACATAGTCAACTTAACTGATTCAGAACTGAGGACGCTAATTGTAAAAAAAACTGATTTTGATGAAGAGCACTCTCAAGAGCATATCAGTAATTCTTCGCATAATACTTTGGTTGTGGATTTGTTAAATTTAGTCGAGAAATATGATGAGCAAAGTATAAAGACATTAATTAGTGAATTGAGAATTAATTATTCAAAGCCTATGATTATCAATAATATAATTTTGCCATTAATGAGAGAAGTTGGAGCAAAATGGAAAAGTGGAGAAATGAGGATTTCTCATGAGCATTTTATTTCAGCAATAATATCAAATTATCTGACAAACATGCGGGAAAACAACAAAAAATATCAGTTAAGCCGTAAAGTTGTTGTTTGCACCCTATCAGGGCAATACCATGAGATAGGTGCTCTTGCTGCATCTGTTTTAATAAGCGAAGGAGGTTATAAAGTAATATATTTAGGTGCCAATTCACCAACAGAGGAAATTGCTGCATCATTTTTGAAATCGGGGGCAGATGCTATTGTAATTTCTATTATTATTCCTGAAATTGATAGTTTTCTTCTCACAGAGTTTCAAAGACTCAGAGAATATATTAATAAAGCACCTATACTTGTAGGTGGAAATCTAAATGATTCCTTTGGAGAGAAATTGAATTTGCTTGGAGTAAACTACATTACCGATATTAATGCAATTGTACCTCAATTGGAAAAAGCTTTTCTCAAAACTTAG
- a CDS encoding NADH-quinone oxidoreductase subunit B, with protein MGLENILSKDGFLTTSVEAIGKWAQKNSAWPMPLGISCCGIEMMAFAAARFDVARFGSEVFRMTPRQSDILLVAGTVTYKMAWVVRKIYDQMPDPKWVMSMGVCASSGGMFRSYSVVQGIDLFLPVDVYISGCPPRPEAVIQGLMTIQEKIQKAHRPDLINLGKNVSMTPTGEKFDSDLVFDPLKSKKLVLK; from the coding sequence ATGGGATTAGAAAATATATTATCGAAAGATGGATTCCTCACCACATCGGTTGAGGCAATTGGAAAATGGGCACAAAAGAATTCGGCATGGCCCATGCCGCTCGGGATTTCGTGCTGTGGTATCGAGATGATGGCTTTCGCTGCTGCTCGTTTCGACGTGGCGCGATTTGGCTCTGAAGTATTTCGTATGACTCCGAGACAATCGGATATTTTGCTCGTAGCAGGTACCGTTACTTACAAGATGGCTTGGGTGGTTCGTAAAATTTACGACCAAATGCCCGACCCAAAATGGGTAATGTCTATGGGCGTATGTGCCAGCTCAGGCGGTATGTTCAGAAGCTATTCGGTTGTGCAGGGAATTGACCTCTTCTTGCCGGTTGATGTTTACATCTCGGGATGTCCGCCAAGACCGGAAGCCGTTATTCAAGGATTGATGACAATTCAGGAAAAAATCCAAAAGGCGCACCGACCCGATTTGATTAATTTGGGCAAAAATGTATCTATGACTCCTACCGGAGAAAAATTTGATTCTGATTTGGTCTTCGACCCCTTGAAATCGAAAAAATTAGTATTGAAATAA
- a CDS encoding phosphatidate cytidylyltransferase, translating to MVKLRKKAEQLNELSKRSLVGVIGIPLALIVIYFGSWYFAAVVILLSVLALWEYYVLAERKNARPAKYFGLVMNVAMLLNFFLFFDKGYFAIVMFAQLSVLFVGSMLIQLYMRNEQAIFNLATTVAGVLYMTFLLGPLLLLREFASVIQMFDSFGMSGNYLNKPIFLENSTWGIFVIIIFFSIWICDSAAYFIGKAYGKKKLFARVSPKKTWEGAIAGFIFAVLSFYAFSLFFLPELPAIHSIVLGIIVGTAGQIGDLAESQLKRDAEVKDSSDLLPGHGGVLDRFDSIMFVSPIILIYLLLSNI from the coding sequence CAATTGAACGAACTATCCAAACGTAGCTTGGTAGGTGTAATCGGAATTCCGTTAGCACTTATAGTGATTTACTTCGGCTCATGGTATTTCGCCGCTGTTGTGATTTTGCTCTCGGTGTTGGCTCTGTGGGAATATTATGTTTTAGCCGAAAGAAAAAACGCCCGCCCGGCAAAGTATTTCGGGCTTGTAATGAACGTAGCTATGCTGCTCAATTTTTTTCTATTTTTCGACAAGGGATATTTCGCCATAGTGATGTTTGCCCAACTAAGTGTATTATTTGTTGGCTCGATGCTCATTCAACTATATATGCGGAATGAACAAGCAATATTCAATTTAGCGACTACCGTTGCAGGCGTATTGTATATGACCTTCCTTTTGGGTCCCTTGCTTCTTTTGCGAGAATTTGCTTCAGTCATCCAAATGTTCGATAGTTTTGGGATGTCGGGTAATTATCTTAATAAACCAATATTTTTGGAAAACAGCACTTGGGGGATTTTTGTCATAATAATTTTCTTCTCAATTTGGATTTGCGATTCGGCTGCATATTTCATTGGTAAAGCTTACGGCAAAAAAAAGCTGTTCGCGAGAGTCAGCCCGAAAAAAACTTGGGAAGGAGCAATTGCAGGGTTCATATTCGCAGTTTTATCATTTTATGCATTCAGTCTATTCTTTTTGCCGGAACTGCCGGCAATCCATTCAATTGTACTCGGGATTATCGTCGGGACTGCGGGGCAAATTGGCGATCTCGCAGAATCGCAACTTAAGCGTGATGCAGAAGTAAAAGACAGTTCTGATTTATTGCCCGGACATGGTGGTGTGCTTGATAGATTTGACAGCATAATGTTTGTAAGTCCGATAATTTTGATATATTTACTCCTATCGAATATTTAA
- the ndhC gene encoding NADH-quinone oxidoreductase subunit A: protein MLVDYLPVFIMIALGAIVGVAFLFGSEYLGARRSTKVKQSTYESGMVPRGTARNRFTIKFYMVAVSFLIFDIEVVFMYPWAVQLKEIGFTAFWAMLVFIVILFAGYFYELKKGGFEWD from the coding sequence ATGTTAGTTGATTATTTACCGGTATTCATTATGATAGCCTTGGGTGCCATTGTCGGGGTAGCCTTTTTGTTTGGCTCAGAGTATCTCGGTGCAAGGCGTTCAACAAAAGTGAAGCAATCCACGTACGAATCGGGGATGGTTCCTCGTGGTACAGCAAGAAATCGCTTCACAATTAAGTTTTACATGGTAGCTGTAAGCTTTTTGATATTCGATATCGAAGTAGTGTTCATGTACCCATGGGCAGTGCAATTAAAGGAAATCGGCTTTACGGCTTTTTGGGCAATGTTAGTGTTCATAGTAATTCTCTTCGCAGGGTATTTCTATGAATTGAAAAAAGGAGGATTCGAATGGGATTAG
- a CDS encoding radical SAM protein, which produces MNTVFSPTNLYRLPWNFADNSISWLEPTSKCNLYCDGCYRENRNNSHKTLELIDHELDVLERYRKTDGVSIAGGEPLTHPDIVEIVRMVRKRGWKPIINSNGALLTIEMLKELKKAGCEGFTFHVDSGQKRQGWTGKNEIELNELRLTYANMIAEVGGLSCSFNATIYPDNIQYVPDLMEFAQQHIDKIHVMVFILYRMAILGKDFDFYVGSEKVEFDEMMYSKNDDNRRTDITSPELVEIIRQYDPNFTPSAFLNGTEKVDSYKWLFTGRMGNKHQVFGHIGPKFMEIVQTFKHLFTGSYLAYSNPSLLKMGRLYFLLLPFDKGIREVAKKYFRSIFANPRAFFSRIHFQSVMIIQPADIHKDGRINMCDGCPDITVWNDELVWSCRMEEQNRWGQNIRMVPKE; this is translated from the coding sequence ATGAACACAGTCTTTTCTCCCACAAATCTCTACCGACTACCTTGGAACTTTGCCGACAATTCAATTTCGTGGCTCGAACCCACCAGCAAATGCAACTTATATTGCGACGGATGTTACCGCGAAAACCGCAACAACTCCCACAAAACTCTCGAACTGATTGACCACGAGCTCGATGTGCTCGAACGTTACCGCAAAACTGATGGCGTTTCAATCGCAGGTGGCGAGCCGCTTACTCACCCCGACATTGTCGAAATCGTCCGAATGGTGCGTAAACGCGGCTGGAAACCGATTATCAATTCAAACGGCGCCCTGCTGACAATTGAAATGCTGAAAGAGTTGAAAAAAGCCGGCTGCGAAGGTTTTACTTTCCACGTTGATAGTGGGCAAAAACGCCAAGGATGGACGGGCAAAAACGAGATTGAGCTGAACGAACTGCGACTTACTTATGCCAATATGATAGCCGAAGTTGGTGGACTATCGTGCTCTTTCAATGCAACCATATATCCGGACAACATCCAATACGTGCCGGATTTGATGGAATTTGCCCAGCAACACATTGATAAAATTCACGTGATGGTGTTTATACTTTATAGAATGGCAATTTTGGGCAAAGATTTCGATTTCTATGTAGGTTCAGAAAAAGTAGAATTCGACGAAATGATGTACTCGAAAAATGACGATAATCGCCGTACCGACATTACCTCGCCCGAGCTTGTGGAAATCATCCGACAATATGACCCGAATTTTACTCCATCGGCTTTTTTGAACGGTACAGAAAAAGTGGACAGCTACAAATGGCTCTTCACCGGAAGAATGGGCAATAAGCACCAAGTTTTCGGGCATATCGGACCGAAATTTATGGAAATCGTCCAAACCTTCAAGCACCTATTCACAGGCAGCTATTTGGCATATTCGAACCCATCGCTATTGAAAATGGGACGACTCTATTTCCTACTATTGCCCTTTGACAAAGGCATTCGCGAAGTGGCAAAAAAATATTTCCGCTCTATCTTCGCTAATCCGCGTGCATTCTTCTCGCGCATACATTTTCAATCAGTGATGATAATCCAACCCGCCGACATTCACAAGGACGGACGAATAAATATGTGCGACGGATGCCCCGACATTACAGTTTGGAACGACGAACTCGTATGGTCCTGCCGAATGGAAGAGCAAAATCGTTGGGGGCAAAACATTCGCATGGTGCCGAAGGAGTAA
- a CDS encoding DUF4397 domain-containing protein, whose protein sequence is MNDVKLLENFAFRTATPFIDAPAGVEFTVAIQAPGSTSPENPIWSEKYTLAEGETYILVANGIVSASGYEPSKPFDIYVYNMGREEASTSSNTDILVHHGSTDAPTIQVVEAGVGYGRIIDNISYGEFDGYFELPTSDRYRLNLFEAVNGTFATYEVPLSSLGLNGDAITVVASGFFNPENNSNGEELSLWVALPTGGELIELPLIPQQNEFAKLQIIHNSADAAAATVDVWIEDIRIEDFAFRTAIPFVEVTAGLATIAIQPTGSTSPENPIKSKEFLLEDGETYIIVLNGIVSPDGYNPQEEFDIYVYAMGRDVAMSENNTDVLVFHGATDAPTVDVVEVGVGAGTIVDDLSYSEFQGYLELPTADYKLEIRDETGTVTVASYLAPLSTLGLEGEAITVIASGFLNPANNSNGSAFGLWVAHPWGGPLLELQPVTSETSTSRVQIIHNSADAAAASVDVWLNETKLLENFAFRTATPFIDAPAGVEFTVSIQAPGSTSPENPIWSEKYTLAEGETYILVANGIVSASGYIPVQPFNLYVYDMGREAAVDNMKTDVLVFHGSTDAPKVDVVETLVGAGTIIDDLSYGEFSGYLELPNADFILEVRDETGEVTVATYSAPLKTLQAQGAAISVFASGFLNPILNSDGPAFGLFAALADGTVLELPLTNIASVDEINEIGLLIENYPNPFNDVISVNLSIEQSGFIQLDLVDVLGNVVSKVASQNMTEGVHTFSVDANSLNSGVYFLRIMSQGKSGISKLVKY, encoded by the coding sequence TTGAATGACGTTAAACTTTTGGAGAATTTTGCCTTCAGGACAGCTACACCATTCATTGATGCACCCGCAGGAGTTGAGTTTACTGTTGCCATTCAGGCACCAGGCAGTACAAGTCCTGAAAATCCTATATGGTCAGAGAAATACACCTTAGCCGAAGGAGAAACCTATATTCTTGTAGCTAATGGTATTGTAAGCGCTTCAGGTTACGAACCTTCAAAACCCTTTGACATTTATGTTTACAATATGGGAAGAGAGGAAGCAAGTACATCAAGCAATACAGATATACTTGTACACCATGGTTCAACTGATGCCCCAACTATTCAAGTAGTTGAAGCTGGTGTTGGTTATGGTAGAATCATTGATAATATTTCTTATGGAGAATTTGACGGCTATTTTGAATTACCCACTTCAGATAGATACCGTCTAAATCTTTTTGAAGCGGTGAACGGAACTTTTGCAACTTATGAAGTTCCTTTGTCTTCCTTGGGATTAAATGGAGATGCGATAACAGTAGTCGCATCCGGATTTTTTAATCCTGAAAATAATAGTAATGGTGAAGAGCTAAGTTTATGGGTAGCCCTCCCAACAGGTGGTGAGCTTATAGAGCTACCATTGATTCCACAGCAAAATGAATTTGCTAAATTACAAATCATACATAATTCTGCAGATGCCGCCGCCGCTACAGTAGATGTTTGGATAGAAGACATCAGGATAGAAGACTTTGCTTTCCGTACAGCTATTCCATTTGTTGAAGTTACTGCAGGTTTAGCTACCATTGCTATACAGCCCACCGGTAGTACAAGTCCTGAAAATCCTATCAAGTCGAAAGAATTTCTATTAGAAGATGGTGAAACCTATATAATCGTTCTTAATGGTATTGTAAGCCCTGATGGATATAACCCACAAGAAGAGTTTGATATTTATGTTTATGCAATGGGCCGCGATGTTGCTATGAGTGAAAATAATACAGACGTTCTCGTTTTTCATGGAGCGACTGATGCACCAACTGTAGATGTAGTTGAAGTAGGTGTCGGTGCCGGAACCATAGTTGATGATTTATCATACAGCGAATTCCAAGGTTATTTAGAATTACCTACTGCAGATTACAAATTAGAAATCAGAGATGAAACAGGCACTGTAACAGTAGCAAGTTATTTAGCACCATTAAGTACTTTGGGTTTGGAAGGAGAAGCTATCACAGTTATAGCTTCAGGTTTTTTGAACCCTGCTAATAACAGCAATGGCTCAGCATTTGGCTTGTGGGTAGCTCATCCATGGGGTGGACCACTTTTAGAACTACAACCTGTAACAAGCGAAACTTCTACATCACGTGTACAAATCATACATAACTCAGCGGATGCTGCTGCCGCTAGCGTTGACGTTTGGTTAAATGAAACTAAACTTTTGGAAAATTTTGCCTTCAGGACAGCTACACCTTTTATAGATGCACCTGCAGGAGTCGAATTTACTGTTTCCATTCAAGCACCCGGCAGTACAAGTCCTGAAAATCCTATATGGTCAGAGAAATACACCTTAGCCGAAGGAGAAACATATATTCTTGTCGCCAATGGTATTGTCAGTGCTTCAGGTTACATTCCTGTACAACCATTTAACCTTTATGTTTATGATATGGGACGTGAAGCGGCAGTCGATAACATGAAAACAGACGTATTGGTTTTTCATGGTTCAACTGATGCACCTAAAGTAGATGTAGTAGAGACATTAGTTGGAGCAGGCACAATTATTGACGACCTTTCTTATGGCGAGTTCTCAGGTTACTTAGAACTACCTAATGCAGACTTTATATTAGAAGTCAGAGATGAGACAGGTGAAGTAACTGTAGCTACTTATTCAGCCCCACTCAAAACTTTACAGGCTCAGGGTGCTGCAATTAGTGTATTTGCAAGTGGATTTCTAAATCCTATTCTGAATTCAGATGGTCCTGCTTTTGGTCTTTTTGCTGCTCTTGCTGATGGCACAGTTTTAGAATTACCTTTAACTAATATCGCTTCTGTTGATGAAATAAATGAAATTGGTTTACTGATTGAAAATTATCCTAATCCATTCAATGATGTTATTTCAGTTAATCTTAGTATTGAGCAGAGCGGCTTCATTCAATTAGACTTAGTTGATGTCTTGGGTAATGTTGTAAGCAAAGTAGCAAGTCAAAACATGACAGAAGGAGTTCATACATTTAGTGTTGATGCTAATTCACTAAATTCTGGTGTGTATTTCCTGAGAATAATGAGCCAAGGGAAATCCGGCATAAGTAAATTAGTTAAGTATTAA
- a CDS encoding RidA family protein has product MKTITIANALPPAGHYSPALVSGGLVFVSGILPIDPYAGTKLNDKDFATQTEQVLANLELILNEAGSSLSKLLKVTVYVTNISDWDEFNRLYAAKLGDHKPARTVVPVPELHFGLKLELDAIAQV; this is encoded by the coding sequence ATGAAAACAATCACAATCGCGAACGCATTGCCGCCGGCAGGACATTACAGCCCCGCATTAGTCTCGGGTGGCTTAGTCTTTGTTTCGGGCATCTTACCAATTGACCCCTATGCCGGCACAAAATTGAACGATAAAGATTTTGCAACCCAAACCGAACAAGTTCTCGCAAATTTGGAATTAATACTGAATGAAGCGGGAAGCAGCTTATCGAAACTACTCAAAGTAACAGTCTATGTCACCAATATCAGCGATTGGGACGAATTCAACCGCCTTTATGCCGCCAAATTGGGCGACCACAAACCCGCCCGCACCGTCGTCCCCGTTCCAGAGCTGCACTTCGGACTCAAATTAGAGCTCGATGCAATAGCGCAGGTATGA